Proteins from a genomic interval of Capsicum annuum cultivar UCD-10X-F1 chromosome 4, UCD10Xv1.1, whole genome shotgun sequence:
- the LOC107866999 gene encoding putative pentatricopeptide repeat-containing protein At3g15200, which translates to MSTRQVYRRIHHLWSFHPIFLRTNKTVPSFHNQIHTVSDEEDNCAAVKVQALLKNEEADKKSVSDIFKSLSQCNFTLSEDFILSVLKRHRSDWKPAFTFFKWVLGSGYSPRTGSFNEIIDILGRMRRFDELNQLFDEMSKRENLVNETTYGIVVNRYAAAHKVDDAIGMFYKRKILGLEPDLIAFQTLLVCLCRYKHVEAAEFLFHNKKNEFKDDIKTWNIILNGWCVLGSSREAKRFWNDIVTCKCKPDKYTYGIFINSLCKSGKISRAVELFQTMWEKGCKPDVAICNCIIDGLCFKKRIPEALEIFQEMNERDCLPDAATYNSLIKNLCKIRRMEKVYELLNEMETNGGESCLPNARTYGYLLNSAKTSDEAIGILERMNKNRCKMTGDIYNLLLRLFMSWDDQDKVTSTWDEMERSGLGPDQRSYTIMIHGLYERGKLEDALSYFNEMISKSLVPEPQTNKLVDVMNKLKEKGKESMKMEIAKRGRKDKNTS; encoded by the coding sequence ATGTCAACTAGACAAGTCTACCGGAGAATTCATCATTTGTGGAGTTTTCACCCTATATTTCTACGAACAAACAAAACGGTGCCGTCCTTTCATAACCAAATCCATACAGTATCCGACGAAGAAGACAACTGCGCCGCCGTAAAAGTGCAAGCCCTTCTCAAGAATGAAGAAGCAGATAAAAAATCAGTAAGCGACATTTTCAAATCTCTTAGTCAATGCAATTTCACATTATCCGAAGACTTTATTCTAAGCGTGCTTAAACGACATCGTTCTGATTGGAAACCCGCTTTTACCTTCTTCAAATGGGTATTAGGAAGTGGGTATTCACCTAGGACTGGATCTTTCAATGAAATTATCGATATTCTTGGACGTATGAGACGTTTCGATGAACTCAACCAACTGTTCGACGAAATGTCTAAGAGAGAAAATTTAGTTAATGAAACAACTTATGGCATTGTTGTTAATAGATATGCTGCAGCCCATAAAGTTGATGATGCAATAGGTATGTTTTATAAGAGGAAAATTTTGGGTTTGGAGCCTGATTTAATTGCTTTTCAGACGCTTCTTGTGTGTTTGTGCCGGTATAAGCATGTTGAAGCAGCGGAATTCTTGTTCCATAATAAGAAAAATGAGTTTAAGGATGATATTAAGACGTGGAATATTATTCTTAATGGATGGTGTGTGTTGGGGAGTTCGCGAGAGGCGAAGAGGTTTTGGAATGATATTGTGACTTGCAAATGTAAGCCGGATAAATATACGTATGGCATATTCATCAATTCGCTATGTAAATCAGGGAAAATAAGCAGGGCTGTTGAGTTGTTCCAGACAATGTGGGAAAAAGGGTGTAAGCCTGATGTTGCTATTTGCAATTGTATTATTGATGGATTGTGTTTCAAGAAGAGAATTCCCGAAGCTCTTGAGATTTTCCAGGAAATGAATGAGAGAGACTGTTTACCTGACGCTGCCACTTATAATTCGTTGATTAAGAATTTATGCAAGATTAGGAGGATGGAGAAAGTGTATGAGCTTTTAAACGAGATGGAAACGAATGGAGGAGAGAGTTGTTTGCCAAATGCTAGAACTTATGGTTACTTGTTGAATTCCGCCAAGACTTCTGACGAGGCTATTGGGATTTTGGAGAGGATGAACAAAAACAGGTGTAAGATGACCGGAGATATTTACAATTTGTTGTTAAGGTTGTTTATGAGCTGGGATGATCAAGATAAAGTAACGAGTACGTGGGATGAGATGGAGAGGAGCGGATTAGGACCCGATCAACGATCCTATACAATTATGATCCACGGTCTTTACGAAAGGGGAAAACTAGAGGATGCTTTGTCTTATTTTAATGAGATGATATCGAAGAGTTTGGTGCCAGAGCCACAAACGAACAAGTTGGTGGATGTCATGAACAAGTTAAAGGAGAAAGGAAAGGAATCGATGAAGATGGAAATAGCGAAAAGGGGAAGGAAGGATAAGAATACTAGTTAA